From Callospermophilus lateralis isolate mCalLat2 chromosome 5, mCalLat2.hap1, whole genome shotgun sequence, a single genomic window includes:
- the LOC143398936 gene encoding olfactory receptor 14C36-like: MANSTMVTEFLLMGFAEGWKLRFLYSILFLLMYLATLIGNLLIVTVTTADQNLHTPMYFFLRNLSVLDMCYISVTVPTACVNSLTGHRAISVAGCATQIFLVIFCAFVEILFLTIMAWDRCVAICQPLHYSTIINLQFCVRLTLASLLSGLVYAGAHTGNTLQLNFCGSNEVLQFFCDVPSLLRLSCSDTSSNELSILISAVVVCGGCFIFIAMSYVRIFSTVLRFPTQEQGKAFSTCVPHILVVTVFLSSISYVCLQPSVSSEGTQDIGPSVFYTIVPPLLNPVIYSLRNKQVKEAVRKVILRRVYSRKK, translated from the coding sequence ATGGCCAACTCCACCATGGTGACCGAGTTTCTCCTCATGGGCTTTGCTGAGGGCTGGAAACTAAGGTTCCTCTACTCCATTTTATTCTTACTCATGTACCTGGCTACCCTCATAGGGAACCTTCTCATCGTCACCGTCACCACTGCTGACCAGAACCTGCAcacacccatgtacttcttcctcaggaACCTGTCCGTCTTGGACATGTGTTACATTTCCGTCACTGTCCCCACTGCCTGTGTCAACTCTCTCACTGGCCACAGGGCCATTTCAGTGGCTGGCTGTGCAACCCAGATCTTCCTAGTCATTTTTTGTGCCTTTGTGGAGATTCTGTTTCTCACCATCATGGCCTGGGACCGCTGTGTGGCCATCTGCCAGCCCCTCCATTATTCAACAATCATAAACCTCCAATTCTGTGTCCGCCTGACCCTGGCTTCCCTACTCAGTGGCCTGGTCTACGCAGGTGCACACACTGGAAACACATTACAGCTGAACTTCTGTGGCTCTAACGAGGTCCTTCAGTTCTTCTGTGATGTCCCCTCGCTGCTGAGGCTCTCTTGCTCTGACACATCCAGCAATGAGCTCTCCATTCTCATCTCCGCTGTGGTGGTCTGTGGAGGCTGCTTTATTTTCATCGCCATGTCCTATGTGCGCATATTTTCTACTGTGCTCAGGTTCCCCACACAGGAGCAGGGGaaggccttctccacctgtgTCCCCCATATCCTCGTGGTGACCGTCTTCCTCAGTTCTATCTCTTACGTGTGTCTACAGCCCTCAGTGTCCTCTGAGGGGACTCAGGACATTGGTCCCTCTGTGTTTTACACTATTGTTCCTCCACTCTTGAATCCTGTCATCTACAGTCTCAGAAACAAACAGGTAAAGGAAGCTGTGCGGAAAGTCATATTGAGAAGGGTTtattccagaaaaaaataa
- the LOC143400237 gene encoding olfactory receptor 2T29-like — translation MDITPWMTNHTGWADFILVGFFRQSQHPALLCMVIFMVFLMALSGNAVLIILIHSNTQLHTPMYFFISQLSLMDMMYISITVPKMLLDQVLGVSTISFPECGIQMFLYVTLAGSEFFLLAAMAYDRYVAICHPLHYPVLMNHRVCLLLASGCWFLGSVDSFIFTPVTMTFPFCRSREIQHFFCEVPAVLKLSCSDTSLYEVFIYLCCVLMLLIPVTVISGSYYFILLTIHRMNSAEGRKKALATCSSHMMVVILFYGAAIYTYMLPRSSHSPEKDMMVSVFYTILTPVLNPLIYSLRNKDVMGALKKMLNVGPVFKENTA, via the coding sequence ATGGACATCACCCCCTGGATGACCAACCACACGGGGTGGGCAGATTTCATCCTAGTGGGATTCTTCAGGCAATCCCAACACCCAGCTCTGCTTTGCATGGTCATCTTTATGGTTTTCCTGATGGCCTTGTCTGGAAATGCTGTCCTGATCATCCTGATACACTCCAACACCCAGCttcacacccccatgtacttcttcatCAGCCAGCTGTCCCTCATGGACATGATGTACATCTCCATCACTGTGCCCAAGATGCTCCTGGATCAGGTACTGGGTGTGAGTACCATCTCGTTCCCAGAATGTGGGATACAGATGTTCCTTTATGTGACACTAGCAGGTTCTGAGTTTTTCCTTCTGGCAgccatggcctatgaccgctatgtggccatctgccaTCCGCTCCATTACCCTGTCCTCATGAACCACAGAGTGTGTCTCCTCCTGGCATCTGGCTGCTGGTTCCTGGGATCAGTGGATAGCTTCATATTCACTCCTGTCACCATGACCTTCCCATTCTGCAGATCCCGGGAGATCCAGCACTTCTTCTGTGAAGTCCCCGCTGTACTGAAGCTCTCCTGCTCAGACACCTCTCTCTATGAGGTTTTCATATACCTGTGCTGTGTCCTCATGCTTCTCATCCCGGTGACAGTCATTTCAGGTTCTTACTACTTTATCTTGCTCACCATCCACAGGATGAACTCAGCAGAGGGCAGGAAGAAGGCCCTGGCCACCTGCTCCTCACACATGATGGTGGTCATTCTCTTTTATGGGGCTGCTATCTACACCTACATGCTCCCCAGATCCAGCCACTCCCCAGAGAAGGACATGATGGTGTCCGTCTTTTACACCATACTCACCCCTGTGCTGAATCCTTTAATCTATAGTCTTAGGAATAAGGATGTCATGGGAGCACTAAAGAAAATGTTGAATGTGGGAccagtttttaaagaaaacacaGCGTAA